A region from the Brassica napus cultivar Da-Ae chromosome C8, Da-Ae, whole genome shotgun sequence genome encodes:
- the LOC106384708 gene encoding uncharacterized protein LOC106384708: MDLPALPQRMYTLGEEPPALKISYHTDDSKLFTALRRALNADEYDELKESKLGVFIKFKELNFGWVSRLVHYMFSFQLNIKKKYETWSLVGPQPVRCSTVRFSLLEFEHLTGLNCDYIEDLENPRVEVTKEMAAFWEMMGVDVDAGPTTEHIKAAFGRCDEWSWEDRMRLIEGRKYSTATRASLARLVMDLERFENYSWGRVAFKVLMESVKGVNLDSNSYTIDGFVQVLQCGRTLICQNLTSVINFVCKDYAEMFPRWDFDVEDPVAENIIKVMFNAKDDWNWTMNCWEVTGTKPIVKKEESAVETESGVKEESAVPWKKARKAASVEASKLPSAEARADARSEASTSVGGMTKEQIEKSFKGISDVMRDGFGMCLREIKFLGDRIEAVEKKVGITKKGTASNELQMTTSNPEKRVHEPVQMLVQRLLRLEIKLLGDRIEAVEKKVGITKKGLHLMNFK; the protein is encoded by the exons ATGGATTTACCAGCACTCCCGCAGCGGATGtatacattaggggaagagccccCTGCACTGAAGATTTCTTATCACACTGATGACTCGAAGCTATTTACTGCACTAAGGCGAGCTCTAAACGCTGACGAATATGATGAGCTGAAGGAGTCAAAGTTGGGAGtgttcatcaagttcaaggagctgAATTTTGGTTGGGTTTCAAGGCTTGTTCATTATATGTTCAGTTTCCAGCTTAACATCAAGAAGAAGTATGAAACctggagtctcgttggtccacAACCAGTGAGGTGTTCAAcggtgaggttttcactgttggAGTTTGAACACCTCACTGGTCTGAACTGCGATTACATCGAGGACCTGGAAAATCCAAGGGTTGAGGTTACTAAGGAGATGGCTGCTTTCTGGGAGATGATGGGTGTTGATGTCGatgctgggccaactactgagcATATAAAAGCAGCATTTGGGAGATGCGATGAGTGGTCTTGGGAAGATCGCATGCGgctcattgaagggagaaagtactCAACCGCTACACGGGCTAGTcttgcaaggctagtgatggatttagaaagATTTGAGAATTATTCTTGGGGGAGAgtggcgtttaaggtgctgatggagtCTGTGAAGGGTGTAAATTTGGATTCAAATTCATACACTATTGATGGGTTTGTTCAAGTTCTCCAGTGTGGGCGTACTTTGATCTGCCAGAATTTG ACTAGCGTGATCAACTTCGTCTGCAAGGACTATGCTGAGATGTTTCCACGATGGGACTTTGATGTGGAGGACCCGGTCGCGGAGAACATAATCAAAGTCATGTTTAATGCGAAAGATGATTGGAACTGGACCATgaattgctgggaagtcaccggtACTAAACCGATAGTGAAGAAGGAAGAGAGTGCAGTGGAGACAGAGAGTGGTGTGAAGGAGGAAAGTGCAGTACCttggaagaaagctcgtaaagcgGCATCTGTTGAGGCGAGTAAACTGCCTTCTGCTGAGGCACGTGCAGATGCTCGTTCAGAGGCTTCTACGTCTGTTGGTGGGATGACCAAGGAGCAGATTGAAAAAAGCTTCAAGGGCATATCTGATGTCATGAGGGATGGGTTTGGGATGTGCCTTAGGGAGATCAAGTTTCTGGGGGATAGGAtagaagctgtggagaagaaggtgggaATCACCAAAAAAGGGACTGCATCTAATGAACTTCAAATGACAACTTCAAATCCGGAAAAGCGTGTGCACGAACCCGTGCAGATGCTCGTTCAGAGGCTTCTACGCCT GGAGATCAAGTTGCTGGGGGATAGGAtagaagctgtggagaagaaggtgggaATCACCAAAAAGGGACTGCATCTAATGAACTTCAAATGA
- the LOC106384707 gene encoding uncharacterized protein At4g06598-like, with product MEGSGSLSNAGNFGSVGRQSQASQMNRENSISPPSNMHHHSASLNNLLIDEQPPWLDDLLSEPASPKINKGHRRSASDTSAYLNSAFMPFREDDLLNSHFSGPSGLVQNINRHDDLWQPNSYDNHGKLGWEFSNKNGTNFQTHVSWGAVNKAGTSASKSAETQVSKMKEGSFTKPDGPGSKTDSKRIKHQNAHRARLRRLEYISDLERTIQVLQAQGCEMSSAIHYLDQQLVMLSMENRALKQRLDSLAEIQKLKHVEQQFLEREIGNLKFRKHQQQPQQNQKQMQQNRYDNYRPPATQEPESQFAALAI from the exons ATGGAAGGTTCAGGCAGTTTATCCAACGCAGGAAATTTTGGATCTGTTGGAAGACAATCACAAGCTTCCCAAATGAACAGGGAGAATAGTATTTCTCCTCCAAGTAATATGCACCATCACAGTGCTTCTTTAAATAATCTTCTCATAGATGAGCAACCACCTTGGCTCGATGATCTCCTAAGCGAGCCAGCGTCACCTAAGATCAACAAAGGTCATAGGCGTTCAGCTAGTGACACATCTGCCTACTTGAACTCAGCTTTTATGCCTTTTAGAGAAGATGACCTTCTGAATAGTCATTTTTCTGGGCCATCTGGGCTAGTGCAGAACATTAATCGGCATGATGATTTGTGGCAGCCTAACTCTTACGACAACCACGGTAAATTGGGATGGGAGTTTTCTAACAAAAATGGAACTAATTTCCAAACACATGTGTCCTGGGGAGCTGTAAATAAAGCAGGTACCTCTGCCTCGAAATCAGCTGAAACACAAGTAAGTAAAATGAAAGAAGGCTCTTTCACAAAACCAGACGGTCCTGGATCAAAAACTGACTCTAAACGTATCAAACA CCAAAATGCTCACCGGGCACGTCTAAGGAGGCTTGAGTACATATCAGATTTGGAAAGAACCATCCAAGTGCTACAA GCTCAAGGATGTGAAATGTCATCTGCCATTCACTACTTGGATCAACAGCTAGTCATGCTTAGCATGGAAAATAGAGCATTAAAACAACGTCTGGATAGTTTAGCAGAAATCCAAAAGCTTAAACATG TGGAGCAACAATTCCTTGAAAGAGAGATAGGAAATCTGAAGTTTCGAAAGCACCAACAACAACCACAACAAAATCAGAAACAAATGCAGCAGAACCGATACGACAACTACCGCCCACCCGCCACACAGGAACCCGAGTCCCAGTTTGCAGCCTTGGCAATATGA